Proteins encoded by one window of Conger conger chromosome 1, fConCon1.1, whole genome shotgun sequence:
- the LOC133129201 gene encoding rho-related GTP-binding protein RhoB yields MAAIRKKLVVVGDGACGKTCLLIVFSKDEFPEVYVPTVFENYVADIEVDSKQVELALWDTAGQEDYDRLRPLSYPDTDVILMCFSVDSPDSLENIPEKWVPEVKHFCPNVPIILVANKKDLRNDENVRNELARMKQEPVKTEDGRAMAVRIGAYDYLECSAKTKDGVREVFETATRAALQKRSTPSGGCVNCCKLL; encoded by the coding sequence ATGGCTGCTATCCGCAAGAAGCTGGTGGTAGTTGGAGACGGCGCCTGCGGGAAGACCTGTCTGCTAATCGTCTTCAGCAAAGATGAGTTCCCCGAGGTGTATGTGCCGACTGTGTTTGAGAACTACGTGGCGGACATCGAGGTAGACAGCAAGCAAGTGGAACTTGCCCTGTGGGACACAGCCGGTCAGGAAGACTACGACCGACTTCGCCCACTGTCCTACCCGGACACCGATGTCATTCTAATGTGCTTCTCCGTGGACAGTCCCGACTCCCTGGAAAACATCCCCGAGAAGTGGGTGCCGGAGGTGAAGCACTTTTGTCCCAACGTGCCGATCATACTCGTCGCCAACAAGAAGGACTTGCGGAACGACGAGAACGTCAGGAACGAGCTGGCGCGAATGAAACAGGAACCGGTGAAGACTGAAGACGGCCGGGCCATGGCCGTGCGCATCGGGGCGTACGACTACCTGGAGTGCTCGGCGAAAACGAAGGACGGGGTGCGGGAGGTTTTCGAGACGGCCACCCGAGCCGCTCTGCAGAAGCGCTCGACACCCTCGGGGGGCTGCGTGAACTGCTGCAAGCTGCTGTGA